The genomic interval CGGTCCTGGATCAGGATCCGGGTGAGGGCGGTACCGATCCGATCGAGCTGCGCCCGGTACTCGTCGAGGCTGGTGGCCGCGTCGGGTGCGTTCTCGGTACCCAGCGTTTCCACGATGCGCCCGGCCAGATCGTCGATGACGTGGTCGATGATGTCGCGCTTATTGCTGAAGTACCGGTAGAACGTGCCGTGCCCGATGCCGAGCTGGCCCGCGATATCGGCGATGCCGGTGGCGTGATAGCCCTTCTCGGCGAAGCAGACGAACGCGGTATCGATGATGCTCTGGCGCAGTTCGGCTTTGCGGCGCGCTACGGCGCCGCCGGCCACCGCTCGGGGGGCTCGGGTCGGTGGCTGGGTCACGGGTGCGATGATACAGTCGTCACAAACGGAATGATGTGTCATTCCGCTTGGCGTCTCATTCGAAGACGCTTGGTTCACAATCTGGAGGTTCGACGTGGCGCCTCAATTCGATGCCATCGTGGTCGGTGCGGGATTCGGCGGAATGGGTGCGGGCATCGAGCTCGACCGGCTCGGCCTGAGCAATTACGTGATCCTGGAGCGGGAAGCCGATCTCGGCGGCACCTGGCACGTCAACCACTACCCGGGTCTGGCCGTCGATATCGCCTCGGTCACCTACTCCTATTCTTTCGAGCCCAACCCGTACTGGACGCGCCTGTTCGCCCCGGGCAAGGAGCTCAAGCGCTACGCCGAACACGTCGCCGGTAGATACGGCCTGCGCCGCCGGATGCGGTTCTCCACCGTGGTGGACGGCGCACGCTGGGACGAGGAGCGGCAGCAGTGGACGGTCTCGATCGAGGGTGGTGAAACCCTCACCGGCCGTTACCTGCTCACGGCGACGGGCTTCCTCTCCCAGCCCTACACCCCGCCGTTCCCCGGCATCGACACCTTCGGCGGCAAGATCATCCACACCACCGCGTGGGAGGACGATTTCGACCTCACCGGCCGCAAGGCCGCGATCATCGGCACCGGCGCCACCGCGGTGCAGCTGGTGCCGGAGGCGGCGAAGAAGGTCGCCGAGCTGACCGTCTTCCAGCGCACCCCGATCTGGGTGGTGCCCAAGGTCGACACCGCGATCCCGGCCCCGGTACAGCGGCTCTTCGCCGAGGTCCCGGCCACGCAGAAGGCCGCGCGTGTGGTCAACACCGCCATGCTCGAAGCGCTGATGGTGGTCGGTGTGCTGCACTACAAGCAGGCCAAGCCACTGAACAAGGCCGCCGCGCTGCTCGCCAAGGCGCACCTGTTCGCCCAGGTCCGGGACAAGCGGACGCGCGAGCGACTGACCCCGAAGTACGACTTCGGTTGTAAGCGCCCCACCTTCTCCAACCACTACTTCAAGGTCTTCAACCAG from Nocardia goodfellowii carries:
- a CDS encoding flavin-containing monooxygenase, whose amino-acid sequence is MAPQFDAIVVGAGFGGMGAGIELDRLGLSNYVILEREADLGGTWHVNHYPGLAVDIASVTYSYSFEPNPYWTRLFAPGKELKRYAEHVAGRYGLRRRMRFSTVVDGARWDEERQQWTVSIEGGETLTGRYLLTATGFLSQPYTPPFPGIDTFGGKIIHTTAWEDDFDLTGRKAAIIGTGATAVQLVPEAAKKVAELTVFQRTPIWVVPKVDTAIPAPVQRLFAEVPATQKAARVVNTAMLEALMVVGVLHYKQAKPLNKAAALLAKAHLFAQVRDKRTRERLTPKYDFGCKRPTFSNHYFKVFNQPHVHLETNSIERIEVDGIVTADGRKTEIDTLILATGFDLWDVNFPAIEIIGRDGVNLGKWWRDNRFQAYEGITVPKFPNFLSLNSPYSYSGLSYFTTIEGQMKHMARLFGEMFRRGEHTFEVTQQANERFLDQVTDKLGDSVFYGGDCAGARSYYFNQHGEAALLRPNSTVSTHKQAVSFPLDDYSFGAAGVKASA
- a CDS encoding TetR/AcrR family transcriptional regulator: MTHHSVCDDCIIAPVTQPPTRAPRAVAGGAVARRKAELRQSIIDTAFVCFAEKGYHATGIADIAGQLGIGHGTFYRYFSNKRDIIDHVIDDLAGRIVETLGTENAPDAATSLDEYRAQLDRIGTALTRILIQDRRIAQLLLFHATGIDDELTARLYGLLDTADALTAGYLEHGVELGYLRADLDTLNTAKAVTGMLLAGIVHGLRDPDEAAIAALTEAIRRLLVDGVRKE